The Bradyrhizobium ottawaense genome window below encodes:
- a CDS encoding chemotaxis protein CheW, with translation MAATSQYLTLGLAGETFGISIRNVREILDMRPISRLPHAPNFLLGMIDVRGSGYPIVDLRNKLGLPSVAATEATRIIILDVPMKDRLVGVGFVADCVFEVTDIDEQAIEPVPEVGGKWQSDYAAGIGRKGEKFVVIFDLAKLMANDKVPEGRDTATDAPRAA, from the coding sequence ATGGCCGCAACCTCGCAATATCTGACGCTCGGGCTCGCCGGCGAGACGTTCGGCATCAGCATCCGCAACGTCCGGGAGATTCTCGACATGCGGCCGATCTCGCGGCTCCCGCACGCGCCGAACTTTCTGCTCGGCATGATCGACGTGCGCGGCAGCGGCTATCCGATCGTCGATCTCAGGAACAAGCTCGGCCTGCCCAGCGTGGCCGCCACCGAAGCGACCCGCATCATCATCCTCGACGTGCCGATGAAGGACCGCCTCGTCGGCGTCGGCTTCGTCGCCGATTGCGTGTTCGAGGTCACCGACATCGACGAGCAGGCGATCGAGCCCGTGCCAGAGGTCGGCGGGAAATGGCAATCGGACTATGCCGCCGGCATCGGCCGCAAGGGCGAGAAGTTCGTCGTGATTTTCGATCTCGCCAAGCTGATGGCCAATGACAAAGTTCCGGAAGGCCGCGACACGGCTACAGATGCGCCTCGCGCCGCCTGA
- a CDS encoding antibiotic resistance protein VanZ, translating to MRRNHLIAAAGICLALIAYATLARLAGRPALMGHHEAYWIVVIERFSAYGLLGFLLAFLLPGRLALACSLVIAVAMGLEVLQTLTPDRDPGFLDVLQKAAGGTVGVILAQTILAFLPRPPA from the coding sequence ATGCGTCGAAATCACCTCATCGCAGCCGCGGGAATCTGCCTTGCCCTCATCGCCTATGCCACCCTGGCAAGGCTGGCGGGGCGGCCGGCGCTGATGGGGCATCACGAGGCCTACTGGATCGTCGTCATCGAGCGCTTCAGCGCCTATGGCCTGTTGGGCTTCCTGCTGGCCTTCCTGTTGCCCGGCCGGCTCGCTTTGGCCTGCTCGCTCGTCATCGCAGTCGCAATGGGACTGGAAGTCCTGCAAACGCTGACCCCCGATCGTGATCCGGGTTTCCTGGACGTGCTGCAGAAGGCGGCAGGAGGCACCGTCGGCGTCATCCTCGCCCAGACGATCCTGGCCTTCTTACCTCGGCCGCCAGCCTGA
- a CDS encoding metallophosphoesterase family protein, with protein sequence MGLSSRFRKKTKPRLPDGVRVYAIGDVHGRADLLQSLLTVIDVDLARSAPERAIQVFLGDYVDRGPDSRAVLDLLIERSKTHETVCLKGNHEIFLLEVLKDPARLQEWRHYGGLLTLVSYGITPTMNPSAEQQVELIEGLRRALPPEHLAFLQQLPSSFTCGDFFFVHAGVKPGVPLERQKDEDMLWIREEFLASEERFGKYIVHGHTPVSVPDIRPNRINIDTGAYATGNLTLLTIQGDSLLAI encoded by the coding sequence ATGGGCCTTTCCTCACGCTTTCGAAAGAAGACCAAGCCTCGGCTTCCCGACGGCGTTCGCGTCTATGCCATCGGCGACGTGCACGGCCGCGCCGATCTGCTTCAATCGCTGTTAACCGTCATCGACGTCGATCTGGCCCGCTCGGCCCCCGAACGGGCCATCCAGGTCTTTCTCGGCGACTACGTCGACCGCGGCCCGGACTCGCGCGCCGTTCTTGATCTGTTGATCGAACGCTCGAAAACACACGAGACGGTTTGCCTCAAGGGCAACCACGAAATCTTCCTGCTCGAGGTCCTCAAGGATCCGGCCCGCCTGCAGGAGTGGCGCCACTATGGCGGCCTGCTGACGCTGGTCTCCTACGGCATCACGCCGACCATGAATCCGTCCGCGGAGCAGCAGGTCGAGCTGATCGAAGGACTGAGGCGCGCACTACCGCCCGAGCACCTGGCGTTCCTGCAGCAATTGCCTTCGTCCTTTACCTGCGGCGACTTCTTCTTCGTCCATGCCGGCGTCAAGCCTGGCGTGCCGCTCGAACGCCAGAAGGATGAAGATATGCTCTGGATCCGCGAGGAATTCCTGGCGTCCGAGGAGCGCTTCGGCAAATATATCGTCCACGGTCACACGCCGGTCAGCGTGCCCGATATTCGCCCGAACCGCATCAACATCGACACCGGCGCCTATGCGACCGGAAACTTGACGCTGCTGACGATCCAAGGTGATAGTCTGCTCGCAATTTAA
- a CDS encoding chemotaxis protein produces MSPVPANTLTEATTAIEDVSSRIEDVFARVGQELGRGHLIFKELNQGLATLSGELSGAEIEGAATALQEIAARLSELAQALPAESALLETIGKSTAEASSLLKPLFKHIGMITIIARSARIEAASLDGDREGFLAFTQEAYDLGRAVQRSIEGCARDQQRLSEAVATASGRQKEFESRYRAQLVSESAELGAAYSGLRDQRSKSSHLADRASASTRKIAEAVGSAIISLQAGDSTRQRLEHVSHGLGLASESAPSLVPETMPSDDGVGAICRLQAAQLRDAQREFGGDVGQIVGALTAILHDAGSVVGHGRTLFGGEEGGSSSFLTRIKQTLAHASTLIATCESAGRSVDDALAIVEDTLTKFRQAIAGLAEATVDITLIGMNAGLKASHLGSRGSAFVVIANELKATADQVSAGAGRLRPVLDGIERSANELKELRVQGDPTQLAKLEPQILQALREVEAGNERLGKLMSRLVDEGAEFERLMNSAQGLMTRLGESSAALPAVAARLETASTGAQLLQPELRDQAILDDLFARYTMERERDVHREFLQAVGLKSIAATRRVEAVETADDGIELF; encoded by the coding sequence ATGTCGCCCGTTCCGGCCAACACACTCACCGAGGCAACCACCGCGATCGAGGACGTCTCCTCGCGCATCGAGGACGTCTTTGCGCGCGTCGGTCAGGAACTCGGACGCGGCCACCTCATCTTCAAGGAGCTGAACCAGGGCTTAGCTACGCTCTCAGGTGAGCTTTCCGGCGCCGAGATCGAGGGCGCCGCAACGGCGCTGCAGGAGATCGCGGCGCGGTTGAGCGAGTTGGCGCAGGCGCTGCCGGCGGAGAGCGCGCTGCTGGAGACGATCGGCAAGAGCACGGCAGAGGCGTCTTCGTTGCTCAAGCCGCTGTTTAAGCACATCGGGATGATCACCATCATCGCGCGCAGCGCGCGGATCGAGGCGGCCTCGCTCGACGGCGACCGCGAGGGCTTTCTCGCCTTCACCCAGGAAGCCTACGATCTCGGCAGGGCCGTGCAGCGCTCGATCGAAGGCTGCGCGCGGGACCAGCAGCGCCTGTCCGAAGCGGTTGCCACCGCCTCCGGCCGGCAGAAGGAGTTCGAGAGCCGGTATCGGGCCCAATTGGTGTCGGAAAGCGCCGAGCTCGGCGCGGCCTATTCGGGGTTACGCGACCAGCGCAGCAAGAGCAGCCATTTGGCCGACCGCGCCAGTGCCAGCACCAGGAAGATCGCCGAGGCGGTCGGCAGCGCGATCATCTCGCTGCAGGCGGGCGACAGCACGCGTCAGCGTCTCGAGCACGTGTCCCATGGCCTCGGCCTTGCGTCGGAATCCGCGCCGAGCCTCGTTCCTGAAACGATGCCGAGCGATGACGGCGTGGGTGCGATTTGCCGGTTGCAGGCGGCCCAGCTCAGGGATGCCCAGCGCGAGTTCGGCGGTGACGTCGGTCAGATCGTCGGCGCACTGACGGCGATCCTGCACGATGCTGGCAGCGTCGTCGGCCACGGCCGCACGCTGTTCGGCGGCGAGGAGGGCGGCTCGTCGTCGTTCCTGACGCGCATCAAGCAGACGCTGGCACACGCATCGACCCTGATCGCCACCTGCGAGAGTGCCGGCCGCTCGGTCGACGATGCGCTCGCGATCGTCGAGGACACGCTGACGAAATTTCGCCAGGCGATCGCCGGGCTTGCCGAGGCGACCGTCGACATCACGCTGATCGGAATGAATGCCGGCCTCAAGGCGAGCCATCTCGGCAGCCGCGGCAGCGCCTTCGTCGTCATCGCCAACGAGCTCAAGGCGACCGCCGACCAGGTCTCCGCGGGGGCGGGGCGCCTGAGGCCCGTGCTCGATGGCATCGAGCGCTCGGCCAATGAGCTGAAGGAGCTCCGCGTGCAGGGTGATCCCACCCAGCTTGCCAAGCTCGAGCCGCAAATCCTTCAGGCCCTGCGCGAGGTCGAGGCCGGCAATGAACGGCTCGGCAAGCTGATGAGCCGGCTCGTCGACGAAGGCGCGGAGTTCGAGAGGCTGATGAATTCGGCCCAGGGTCTGATGACCAGGCTCGGCGAAAGCTCCGCAGCCTTGCCTGCGGTCGCCGCGCGGCTCGAGACTGCGAGCACCGGGGCGCAGCTGCTACAGCCGGAGCTGCGGGATCAGGCGATCCTCGACGATCTCTTCGCGCGCTACACGATGGAGCGTGAGCGGGACGTTCATCGTGAATTCCTGCAAGCGGTAGGACTTAAGTCGATCGCCGCGACGCGCCGCGTCGAGGCGGTCGAGACCGCGGATGACGGCATAGAATTGTTCTGA
- a CDS encoding EAL domain-containing protein has translation MRLQRPNLSFAALVIASTMAFGLAGHFAADGVIRHQQAHQLNELTEVVLRRSEFAVDFAAASLDELANRDLASCAPAALQAIRLHVYQRSAIKDVRLVNPDGSVICSAYSETLEFDKGWADRRDMLPSHDKTLSLFRVEQFGGDALGVLRDVNRSSALVAIVGINAGLFDLMPAELRAHSEVILALSNGEKLGEFRLDADRPLSEPISFDRHSTRFPLHATIRLEHAVLSSWNSEAYWPALAVALGLGALFGILLARSRRMEGPVADLDRGLAAGEFKPYYQPIFDLRTGRITGCEILARWVRRDGSVVPPMNFIPLAESSGRIQVMTWQILKSALADLQGVLKADKTFEMSVNVVPKHLLSAGFVETLRRTVLAARISARQIVVEVTERDELDDLAHAATVVAELRDHGFRVAIDDVGVGHSGLSRLKGLGANTIKIDKFFVDTITVDASTTTIVEMLVALAKDFRMTVVAEGIETEEQRRALIASGVEEGQGYLVAAPLPYAKFSELVDSRRHSASAAPAGGVLVA, from the coding sequence ATGAGATTACAGCGGCCGAACCTCTCGTTTGCGGCGCTCGTTATTGCGAGCACGATGGCGTTCGGGCTGGCGGGCCATTTTGCGGCAGACGGCGTCATTCGCCACCAGCAGGCGCACCAACTGAACGAGCTGACCGAGGTCGTTCTGCGCCGCTCCGAGTTTGCGGTCGATTTCGCCGCGGCCAGCCTCGACGAACTCGCCAACCGTGATCTTGCCAGCTGCGCGCCGGCAGCGCTGCAAGCCATCCGGCTCCACGTTTACCAGCGCTCGGCGATCAAGGACGTCCGTCTCGTCAACCCGGACGGATCGGTGATCTGCTCGGCCTATTCCGAGACGCTGGAGTTCGACAAGGGATGGGCGGATCGCCGCGACATGCTGCCCTCGCACGACAAGACGCTCTCGCTGTTCCGCGTGGAGCAGTTCGGCGGCGACGCATTGGGCGTGCTCAGGGACGTCAATCGCAGCTCCGCGCTGGTCGCCATCGTCGGCATCAACGCCGGCCTGTTCGATCTCATGCCCGCCGAGCTGCGCGCACACAGCGAGGTGATCCTCGCCTTGAGCAATGGCGAGAAGCTCGGCGAATTCCGGCTCGACGCCGACAGGCCCCTGTCAGAGCCGATCAGCTTCGACAGGCATTCCACGCGCTTCCCGCTTCACGCCACGATCCGGCTCGAGCACGCCGTGCTTTCGAGCTGGAACAGCGAGGCCTATTGGCCGGCGCTCGCGGTGGCCCTTGGGCTTGGCGCACTGTTCGGCATCCTGCTGGCACGCAGCCGCCGGATGGAAGGACCGGTCGCCGATCTCGATCGCGGCCTCGCGGCCGGCGAATTCAAACCATACTACCAACCCATCTTCGACCTCAGGACGGGCCGGATCACGGGCTGCGAGATTCTGGCGCGCTGGGTTCGTCGGGACGGCTCGGTGGTGCCGCCGATGAACTTCATTCCGCTGGCCGAATCCAGCGGGCGCATCCAGGTGATGACCTGGCAGATCCTGAAATCGGCACTCGCCGACCTGCAGGGCGTGCTGAAGGCGGACAAGACCTTCGAGATGTCCGTGAATGTCGTGCCCAAGCACCTGCTGAGTGCCGGCTTCGTCGAGACGCTGCGTCGCACGGTCCTGGCGGCGAGAATCTCCGCACGCCAGATCGTGGTTGAAGTCACCGAACGCGACGAGCTCGACGATCTCGCGCACGCCGCGACCGTCGTGGCCGAATTGCGCGACCACGGCTTCCGCGTCGCAATCGACGACGTCGGCGTGGGTCACAGCGGTCTGTCGCGGCTGAAGGGGCTCGGCGCCAACACGATCAAGATCGACAAGTTCTTCGTCGACACCATCACCGTGGATGCATCGACCACGACGATCGTCGAGATGTTGGTCGCGCTGGCCAAGGACTTCCGCATGACGGTCGTAGCAGAAGGAATCGAGACCGAGGAGCAGCGCCGCGCCCTGATCGCCTCCGGCGTCGAGGAAGGACAGGGCTATCTCGTCGCCGCACCGCTGCCCTATGCGAAATTCAGCGAGTTGGTCGATTCACGCCGCCACTCCGCATCCGCAGCGCCGGCCGGCGGCGTCCTGGTGGCCTGA
- a CDS encoding Ig-like domain-containing protein — translation MSGLAAQASPICIKERTPFALSHDTVKWTMSIAPGAECIQGLRWSYMQIFKVSVVSGPSRGQLAVVGSGFRYSAEAGAPGSDKFTLLISGKNRQVAGTSTLEVEVNPQ, via the coding sequence ATGTCTGGCCTCGCGGCGCAGGCGAGCCCCATCTGCATCAAGGAACGGACGCCGTTCGCGTTGTCGCACGATACGGTGAAATGGACGATGTCGATCGCGCCTGGCGCGGAGTGCATCCAGGGCCTGCGCTGGTCGTACATGCAGATCTTCAAGGTATCGGTCGTGAGCGGGCCATCACGGGGACAATTGGCGGTGGTTGGGTCCGGCTTCCGCTATTCGGCAGAAGCCGGGGCGCCCGGCAGCGACAAGTTCACGCTGCTGATCTCGGGCAAGAACCGTCAGGTTGCGGGGACATCGACACTGGAGGTCGAGGTCAATCCGCAATAG
- a CDS encoding CheR family methyltransferase, with translation MMPAAQDTAEHLSDRHFRTIAELIEGQVGIKLPQGKRLMLEGRLHKRVRALNFTGLNEYVENLFEADHFDTELTHLIDVVTTNKTDFFREPQHFTFMRDVAIPGLLKSHGRKNANLKIWSSASSTGMEAYTTAMVLDDMTRNGSRFQYRILGTDISTAVLRLAKTAIYTRDVLGPVPEQFVKRYFSTSRDKSRGEVRVVPELRRATHFMRMNLMDKSYPVDRDVDIIFCRNVLIYFERETQRKVVEQLCSHLRPGGYLLVGHSESMIHSAVPGLKQVQPTIFQV, from the coding sequence ATGATGCCCGCTGCACAGGATACGGCCGAGCATCTATCGGACCGCCACTTCCGCACCATCGCCGAACTGATCGAGGGCCAGGTCGGCATCAAGCTGCCGCAGGGCAAGCGGCTGATGCTGGAGGGGCGGCTGCACAAGCGCGTGCGCGCGCTCAACTTCACCGGTCTCAACGAATATGTCGAGAACCTGTTTGAGGCGGATCATTTCGATACCGAGCTCACCCATCTCATCGATGTGGTGACGACCAACAAGACCGACTTCTTCCGCGAGCCGCAGCACTTCACCTTCATGCGCGACGTCGCGATCCCCGGCCTGCTCAAGTCGCATGGACGCAAGAACGCGAACCTGAAGATCTGGAGCTCGGCGAGCTCCACCGGCATGGAGGCCTACACCACCGCGATGGTGCTGGACGACATGACGCGGAACGGATCGCGCTTCCAGTACCGCATTCTCGGGACCGACATCTCGACCGCGGTGCTGCGCCTCGCCAAGACGGCGATCTACACGCGCGACGTGCTCGGCCCGGTGCCGGAGCAATTCGTGAAACGATATTTTTCGACGTCGCGGGACAAGTCGCGCGGTGAGGTGCGGGTCGTACCCGAGCTGCGGCGCGCGACACATTTCATGAGGATGAACCTCATGGACAAGTCCTATCCGGTCGATCGCGATGTCGACATCATCTTCTGCCGCAACGTCCTGATCTATTTCGAGCGCGAGACCCAGCGCAAGGTGGTCGAGCAACTGTGCAGCCATTTGCGTCCGGGCGGCTATTTGCTGGTCGGACATTCGGAATCGATGATTCACAGTGCCGTGCCCGGGCTGAAGCAGGTTCAGCCAACCATTTTCCAGGTCTAG
- a CDS encoding methyl-accepting chemotaxis protein, with protein sequence MRFTVKAKLASAFGVVILLFMVAGAVSYMKLSDMAATADSMVLRAKRMEKAAEVEKIIWQQVRAEKNAILGTPGEAEEFAVNAAKLRDEAMKIRDEVHALASEGGKKLLDNFASAYARMNVYQEETIRLAKTDKTKATERSMGDGRKVVADATEAMGAYVANTKRQMAEQAVQSNEDSRRAQLVLIVLVIVSLIVAAIGAVWISINISRSLAKAVGLADAVAIGDLSHKIDTSSNDEIGDLVKSLNAMTANLNSTAAVANEIAQGNLTIEAKPLSDKDTLGLALERMVEKLRQIVSEALTAAQNVSAGSQELSASAEQLSQGATEQASSAEEASSSMEEMASNVKQNADNANQTEKIAAQSAKDAEASGAAVGRAVNAMQTIAEKITIVQEIARQTDLLALNAAVEAARAGEHGKGFAVVASEVRKLAERSQAAAAEIGTLSADTVKVAQEAGSMLSKLVPDIKKTAELVEEITAACREQDVGSAQINQAIQQLDKVGQQNASASEQVSSTSEELASQAEQLQSTIAYFRIEHGVKSQAPAPIDRAVSQLRAKAATMAAAERPAKKVVQARPARAVKVAGGGGFAFDMHDGEDDRDADFQR encoded by the coding sequence ATGAGATTCACCGTCAAAGCCAAGCTCGCCAGCGCGTTTGGCGTCGTCATTCTTCTGTTCATGGTAGCAGGCGCCGTGAGCTACATGAAGTTGTCCGACATGGCCGCGACCGCAGATTCCATGGTGCTTCGCGCCAAGCGGATGGAGAAAGCAGCCGAGGTCGAGAAGATCATCTGGCAGCAGGTCAGGGCGGAAAAGAACGCAATTCTGGGAACGCCAGGCGAGGCCGAGGAATTCGCGGTGAACGCGGCCAAGCTCCGCGATGAGGCCATGAAGATCAGGGACGAGGTCCATGCCCTCGCCAGCGAAGGCGGCAAGAAGCTGCTCGACAACTTCGCCAGCGCCTACGCCCGAATGAACGTCTATCAGGAAGAGACGATCAGGCTGGCAAAGACCGATAAGACCAAGGCAACCGAGCGCTCGATGGGTGACGGGCGCAAGGTGGTTGCAGATGCGACGGAGGCGATGGGAGCCTATGTCGCCAATACGAAGAGGCAGATGGCCGAGCAGGCCGTGCAGTCCAACGAAGACAGCCGTCGCGCCCAGTTGGTTCTGATCGTCCTCGTCATCGTCTCGCTCATCGTTGCCGCGATCGGCGCAGTCTGGATCTCGATCAATATCAGCCGGTCCCTCGCCAAGGCGGTCGGGCTGGCGGATGCCGTCGCGATCGGCGATCTCAGCCACAAGATCGATACGTCCAGCAACGACGAGATCGGCGATCTCGTGAAATCTCTGAACGCGATGACCGCCAATCTGAACTCCACCGCGGCCGTCGCCAACGAGATCGCGCAGGGCAACCTCACGATCGAAGCCAAGCCGCTGTCGGACAAGGACACGCTGGGCCTTGCGCTCGAGCGCATGGTGGAGAAGCTTCGCCAGATCGTGTCCGAAGCGCTGACCGCGGCGCAGAACGTCTCGGCCGGCAGCCAGGAGCTCTCGGCGAGCGCCGAGCAGCTGTCGCAGGGCGCGACCGAGCAGGCCTCGTCCGCCGAGGAAGCGTCCTCCTCGATGGAGGAGATGGCCTCGAACGTGAAGCAGAACGCCGACAACGCCAACCAGACCGAGAAGATCGCCGCGCAATCCGCCAAGGACGCGGAGGCAAGCGGCGCTGCCGTTGGCCGCGCCGTCAACGCGATGCAGACCATCGCCGAGAAGATCACGATCGTGCAGGAGATCGCACGCCAGACCGATCTGCTCGCGCTCAACGCCGCGGTCGAGGCCGCGCGCGCCGGCGAGCACGGCAAGGGCTTTGCGGTGGTCGCCTCCGAAGTGCGCAAGCTCGCCGAGCGCAGCCAGGCCGCCGCGGCCGAGATCGGCACGCTCTCGGCCGACACCGTCAAGGTGGCGCAGGAGGCGGGCTCCATGCTCTCCAAGCTGGTCCCTGACATCAAGAAGACCGCCGAGCTCGTTGAGGAGATCACCGCGGCCTGCCGCGAGCAGGACGTCGGATCGGCTCAGATCAACCAGGCGATCCAGCAGCTCGACAAGGTCGGCCAGCAGAACGCCAGCGCGTCCGAGCAGGTGTCGTCGACCTCTGAGGAGCTCGCTTCGCAGGCCGAACAGCTTCAGTCCACCATCGCCTATTTCCGCATCGAGCACGGCGTGAAGAGCCAGGCACCGGCGCCGATCGACCGGGCTGTGAGCCAGCTGCGCGCCAAGGCGGCCACCATGGCGGCTGCCGAGCGTCCGGCGAAAAAGGTCGTGCAGGCCAGGCCGGCCCGCGCCGTGAAGGTTGCCGGTGGCGGCGGTTTTGCCTTCGACATGCATGACGGCGAGGACGATCGGGACGCCGATTTCCAGCGCTAG
- a CDS encoding CHRD domain-containing protein, with amino-acid sequence MRKAKYWVGVTLLGTVMLGGLLIVTTAPSRAEVVKLQADLKGSNEVPPNGSSGSGKAEAAFDTQTKVLTYTITFANLTGPAMGAHFHGPGDAGKNAGIALPFKTVQSPIQGSATLTDAQAADLLAGKWYANIHTAANPGGELRGQMMK; translated from the coding sequence ATGAGGAAAGCCAAGTATTGGGTCGGCGTGACGCTGTTGGGAACGGTGATGCTCGGTGGGCTGCTGATCGTCACAACCGCGCCGTCACGTGCGGAGGTCGTCAAGCTGCAGGCCGACCTCAAGGGCAGCAATGAAGTGCCTCCGAACGGCTCGTCCGGTTCGGGCAAGGCCGAGGCCGCGTTCGACACCCAGACCAAAGTTCTGACCTATACGATTACGTTTGCCAATCTGACTGGTCCGGCGATGGGCGCCCATTTTCATGGCCCCGGTGATGCGGGCAAGAACGCCGGCATCGCTTTGCCCTTCAAGACGGTCCAGAGTCCTATCCAGGGCAGCGCCACGCTCACGGATGCCCAGGCGGCGGACCTGTTGGCCGGCAAATGGTACGCGAACATTCATACGGCCGCGAACCCAGGCGGCGAATTGCGCGGGCAGATGATGAAGTAG
- a CDS encoding protein-glutamate methylesterase/protein-glutamine glutaminase — protein sequence MPREKVRVLIVDDSASVRQILQTILNDDPDIEVMGAASDPFVAAKRLQNEIPDVMILDLEMPRMDGMTFLRKIMAQRPIPVIICSSLTEEGSNVMFEAFEAGAVDIVPKPKIDTRQALLECSTRLREAVKSAARARVRPRAERRSIEKKLTADAIIPPPVQGRVRPTTERIVCIGASTGGTEALNDVLEMLPAHCPPLLIVQHMPAGFTAAFAKRLDGVCQIKVKEAEDGEPVLPGCAYIAPGARHMLLQRIGLRYQIAIKDGPPVSRHRPSVDVLFRSAAQHAGANALGVIMTGMGDDGARGMLEMRKLGASTRAQDEESCVVFGMPKEAIAHGGVEKVVSLHHIPREIMLWYQAGHAAVAG from the coding sequence ATGCCGAGGGAGAAGGTTCGCGTACTGATCGTGGACGATTCGGCGTCGGTGCGCCAAATCCTGCAGACGATTCTCAACGACGATCCCGATATCGAGGTGATGGGAGCGGCCTCCGATCCTTTCGTGGCGGCGAAGCGCCTCCAGAACGAGATCCCCGACGTGATGATCCTCGACCTGGAAATGCCGCGCATGGACGGCATGACGTTCCTGCGCAAGATCATGGCGCAGCGCCCGATCCCGGTGATCATCTGCTCCTCGCTGACCGAAGAGGGCTCGAACGTGATGTTCGAGGCGTTCGAGGCGGGCGCGGTCGACATCGTGCCGAAGCCGAAGATCGATACGCGGCAGGCGCTGCTCGAATGCTCGACACGGCTGCGCGAGGCGGTGAAGTCGGCTGCGCGCGCGCGGGTGCGCCCGCGTGCGGAACGCCGGTCCATCGAGAAGAAGCTGACCGCCGACGCCATCATCCCGCCGCCGGTGCAGGGCAGGGTCCGGCCGACGACGGAGCGCATCGTCTGTATCGGTGCGTCGACCGGCGGGACCGAGGCGCTCAACGATGTCCTCGAGATGCTGCCGGCGCACTGTCCGCCGCTTCTCATCGTCCAGCACATGCCGGCAGGCTTCACCGCGGCCTTTGCCAAGCGTCTCGACGGCGTCTGCCAGATCAAGGTCAAGGAAGCCGAGGACGGTGAGCCGGTGTTGCCGGGCTGCGCCTATATCGCGCCCGGCGCCCGCCACATGCTGCTCCAGCGCATCGGTCTGCGCTACCAGATCGCGATCAAGGACGGTCCGCCGGTGTCGCGGCATCGCCCCTCAGTCGACGTGTTGTTCCGCTCGGCGGCCCAGCATGCCGGCGCCAACGCGCTCGGCGTCATCATGACGGGGATGGGCGACGACGGCGCGCGCGGGATGCTGGAGATGCGCAAGCTCGGCGCCTCAACGCGGGCGCAGGACGAAGAGAGCTGCGTGGTGTTCGGCATGCCCAAGGAAGCCATCGCCCATGGCGGCGTCGAAAAGGTCGTTTCGCTGCATCACATCCCGCGGGAGATCATGCTCTGGTATCAGGCCGGGCACGCCGCGGTGGCAGGTTGA